The genome window AAACCACATACCAATCATATTTATCTACATGTCAAAGGCGAACCCTTGTTGCATCCCAAAATAGATCTTCTGCTAGATTCCGCACACGAGAAGGGACTCAAGGTGAACATTACAACGAATGGTACACTGCTGCCCAAGACTCAGCATAAATTGCTTGGTAAACCGGCGCTGCGTCAGATGAACTTCTCCCTGCACAGCTTCGATGGGCACGAAGGTTCAACCGACCGTGACGGATATCTGAGCAACATTTTGTCTTTTGTACACGAGGCGGTGAAACACAATGTCATCATCTCATTCCGACTGTGGAATCTGACGCAGGATAACTTCACGAATGCTCAGATGAATCGAAATCGGGAAACCCTTGAAGTGCTGGAACGTGAATTCAATCTGGACTTCCGCATTGAGGAAAAAGTGGTTCCAGGCAGCGGGGTCAAAATTGCCCCGAATGTATACCTGAATCAGGACCACGAGTTCCAGTGGCCAAGTCTGGATGCACCTGAAGATGACGGCAAAGGCTTCTGCCACGCATTGCGTAGTCAGGCGGCTGTGCTAGTGGATGGAACGGTGGTTCCATGCTGTCTCGATGGCGAGGGTGTGATTAACCTGGGTAATGTGCACGAGAAGTCATTCTCGGAGATCATTGAAGGGGAGCGAGCGAACAATCTGGTATATGGCTTTTCCAAGCGGGAAGCTGTGGAAGAGTTGTGTCGAAAGTGCGGTTATCGTCAGAGGTTTGGAGCCTGACATCTTATATCAGCAAGCTGGAAGCCATTCAAGATCACACATTTGAAAGACAAATGTAGTGATCTTTCTTGTTTACTGGGGATTAAAGTCAGAGGTACTTACGTTACAAATGAGCATACCAGAGGTTGATATCAGCATATTGTTCAAAGATCCTGACTTGCAAAAAATGCCGATATGACAGTCATTATGCGATGTCAGGATATATCTGATCTAATGATTATTTTAGTTACCTTCCTTATTTGGTAGGATTAGGTTGTGAGTTGGGCAGAGGTGCACCTCTGGCGAACTTTCAGTACAAGCACAGGCTTGTACACGATCCATAACGAGAGAATAAGGGAGGAATAAAGTAATGAAAAAAATGTTGACGTTGTTGTTGTCTGCTGGTTTGGTTGCTTCCATATTTGGTGCGGTTCCCGCTGCTGCTGCGCCAACAGTTGTTAATTCAACGATTATTGTTCCAGCGGGCACGACTTATGACGGTCAAGGCAAAACATTTGTAGCCAATCCTTCCACATTGGGTGACGGGTCTCAAGCAGAGAATCAGAAACCGGTATTTCGTCTGGAGGCAGGGGCTACGCTCAAAAATGTAAATATCGGATACCCTGCTGCCGATGGTGTTCACTGTTATGGCAACTGTAATATATCAAATGTAGTTTGGGAGGATGTGGGTGAGGATGCACTCACATTGAAGTCGGCCGGAACGGTCAACATTACCGGCGGTGCGGCGTATAAGGCCTATGATAAAGTATTCCAGATCAATGCAGCCGGAACGATTAACATCAAAAATTTTCGTGCAGATGATATCGGTAAGCTGGTACGTCAAAATGGTGGAACGACCTTCGCAGTTAACATGACGCTGGATAACTCCAATATTTCCAATGTGAAAGATGCTATTATGCGTACAGATAGCAGTGTATCTCAAGGGAAAATTACGAATACCCGCTATTCCAAAGTGCCAACCCTGTTCAAGGGATTTGCTTCAGGTAAAACCAGTCAATCCGGCAATGTCCAATATTAAACGAGAGACTCAATCGCTGGAGTTGTTAAAAATATAAGCTCCACTTAATTTGGAAGTAAGCCGGAATATAACGCTAAAAAAGAGC of Paenibacillus sp. FSL R5-0517 contains these proteins:
- a CDS encoding radical SAM/SPASM domain-containing protein, with the translated sequence MKTFKKVYIEITSICNLACSFCPQTQRAKGFIDPEVFNNILEQVKPHTNHIYLHVKGEPLLHPKIDLLLDSAHEKGLKVNITTNGTLLPKTQHKLLGKPALRQMNFSLHSFDGHEGSTDRDGYLSNILSFVHEAVKHNVIISFRLWNLTQDNFTNAQMNRNRETLEVLEREFNLDFRIEEKVVPGSGVKIAPNVYLNQDHEFQWPSLDAPEDDGKGFCHALRSQAAVLVDGTVVPCCLDGEGVINLGNVHEKSFSEIIEGERANNLVYGFSKREAVEELCRKCGYRQRFGA
- a CDS encoding pectate lyase, translated to MKKMLTLLLSAGLVASIFGAVPAAAAPTVVNSTIIVPAGTTYDGQGKTFVANPSTLGDGSQAENQKPVFRLEAGATLKNVNIGYPAADGVHCYGNCNISNVVWEDVGEDALTLKSAGTVNITGGAAYKAYDKVFQINAAGTINIKNFRADDIGKLVRQNGGTTFAVNMTLDNSNISNVKDAIMRTDSSVSQGKITNTRYSKVPTLFKGFASGKTSQSGNVQY